The genomic stretch GGCTACGCCGACGGCGTCGCGGTGAACAACCCCTATACGAATGCGCAGACGTGTCCGGCGGGGTTCATCGCCCAGAAGGTGCTCGGGACCACCGGGCAGGACTACGACCTCCACGCATGCTACCGGCCCCACGTTCCCGGGCAGGCCTCTCCGTATGCGTTCGCGGGCCTGTGGGGCCATGTCGAAGGAGCCCAGACACCGAACCCCACGACAGGCGCCACGTCGTGCCCTCGTGGGTTTGCCCCAACGCGGGTGCTGGGCACCCAGGGCACCGACTATCCGTTGTACTTCTGCGAGCTACTCCAAACGAAGTTCGCGCCCCGGCTGCGCTTTGATGGGTCCGCGCGCGGCTACCCCATGTCGGCCCAGGACTTCTATGACGCGGCGGTCGTGAACCCGCAGCAGGGCATCATCCAGAACACGGACGCCACGACACTGGGGACGGGGACGATTCCCACGTACTACCAGCTCATTGAGTGCGGCCAGCAGGTGCGCATCAAATACTGGTGGTTCTACGGCTACCAGAGCACCTGCGACGACTTCGGTAATGGTGCCCACCACGGCGACTGGGAAGATGTCACGGTGACATTGAGTGAGGACAAGACGACCATCGCCGCCGTCACCTTTTCGATGCACGGTAAGTCCTATACGCGGCTCGCCAGCCGTGGAGGCTTCCAGGTGGAGAACGGCACGCATCCCGTTGTCTACGTAGGGAAGAACTCTCATGCCGCCCACTACAAGCAAGGTGGGAGCGGCGTGACGGACAACTGCCTGCCTTGGGAGGAGTACCGCAACAACTCGACAGGCACGCACCTGGATAGCTGGCTGAACCTGGTGAGCCTCGACACAGGAGCCGAGCCCTGGATAATGGCCGACCGCATCAACAACTTCGCGTGGGGGTACAATGGAGTGAATACCCACCCGACTCGCTCCGGCCCCAGTTGCCGGATGAATGCCGCCAATTGGTCCGCCAATGTACCGACCTGGTGGCACAGCCAGTGCAAAGCGGGCGACCGCGACGACGGGACGACTTGCCACTCCGCGTGTCGCTCCGGGTATACAGACATGGGGCTGACGTGTACGAATTGGAGCATCACCTCGCTCCACACGTATGGGCAAAACATCTATCGGTATGACTACACACTGCCGACGTCGGACCGCGGACTCTTGATTGGAGATCCGCGCTGATGCTGCCGTGGGCGGCCCCTTCAACACCGAGGCGCGGCCCGCAGACCGTTGACCAGGACTTCAACGGCAACTGACGCCGCCTCACTGGCGTCCAGACCAGCGGGTCGCGGTCCGCAATCCATCTTCTCATGGCTGTCCATCCTCCCAGAGGCAGCCATGAGAAGATGCTTCATCCAGACACGACGGCCCAGACGGAGTCGTCGCCGAGCAGGAAGGCGGCGCGAAGCGCCCTCTGGCGGCCTCCTGGATGCACTCGGCCACCGGAGTGACTTCTTCGGTGGGTACAACAATGAGCACCACCATGGCGGCCGGGCGCCCCGGGCCGAGGTGCTCGTCGAGTCCTACGCCGCGCCCCCTGAGCGATTCCTTCGCGGCGTCCCCATGTCGAAGGCCCCGCCAACCGTCATCTGGATGAACGCCCCCCGCGCGACGCGCCTCCTCGCAGGGGCTGCGCAGTGCTCTTTCGGGCTCGCTGTCTCACTCGCGCTGACAGGTTCCGCGGTCGCCCATGCCTGTCCGCCGTCCATCACTGGCGGACAGTGACATCCAAGAATCTGTCCACCAGACGCAGGGCAGCCCCGCCGGCCGTGGTGGATGGGCAACGCGCTTCCTACCTGTGCGCGCGCTCCCATGAATGCCCTGCTGCTCGCAGCCCTGCTGTCCCACGCCTCCAGCCTCCTGCTGGCCCAGGCGGGCCCCGGCACCGACGCGGGCGTGGAGCCACCCGCGACCCGCGCTCCCGTCCTCTCCCCGGAGACACCCGAGCCGCCGCGGTTCCCGGTGTCCGACCCGCTGCTGGAGCCCATTCCCCCGGCCGAGATGCAGGTGGCGACCTGGGACGAGGCGCTGCACCTGCTGCGTCAACGCTCCACCAGCCTGTACACCGCGCTGGCCCAGGTGGAGTCCGCGGCGGGCGTGCAGCGAATCGCCCTGGCCGCATTGCTGCCCACGCTCACCGGCACTGTCTCCGTCCAGTACAACGTGCTCAATCCCAACGCGACGCCGCTCCTGGGTGGTGGCGGCGGTGGCGGCGGCGGCGTGGGAGGCGGTATCGGCGGGGGCATTGGCGGCGACGTCGGAGGCGCCCAGTCACCGGGCCTCACCCGCCCGCCTTTCCTGGGACTGCTGAACGCCACCCAGCCCCTGTTCAACCTCCCGTCCATCATCGCGCTGGGCACCGCGCGCGAGGCCCGGCGCACCGCCAACCTGTCGCTGGCGGAGACGCGGCGCCAGCTCACCAGCGCGCTGGCCCAGTCACTGGTGCTCGTCGCCGCGCAGGAGCGGATGGCCGAGGTCAACCGCGTCAACCTGCGCACCGCCCTGGAGCGGCTGGCCCTCACGGAGCGCCGCTTCGAGCTGGGCGCGGGCACGCGGCTGGACGTGGTGCGCGTGCAGCAGGACACGGAGACGGCGCGCAACCTCGTCGTCCTGGGGGACGAGACCCTGCGCAAGGCCCGTGAGACGCTGGGACTGGTGCTGGGCATTCCTCAAGGCGTGGGCCTGGTCCGGGGCGTCCAGTTGGAGACCCTGCTCCAGCACTCGCGGCGGGACTGTCAGCAACTGGAGTCGCTCGACCGGCGCGCGGACATCGCGGTGGCGCGCTCGCGGCGCACGCTGGCCGAGCGGCAGGTGTCGGAAGTGAAGGCGCGTTATGCCCCGACGCTCGCGCTGACCAGCACCACCCTGGCCCTCACCGTGGAAGAGGGCTTCGTGACGGTGCCGGTGTGGAACATCGGCGCCAGCCTGGTGCTGCCCTTCTGGGATGGCGGCGCGCGTGAGGGCCAACTGTGGCAGACGCGCGCGGGCGTGGAGGTGGCGAAGCAGGGGCTGGTGGAGCTGGAGCGCACGGCCTCGGTGGAGGTGCTGCAGGCACGGCGCGCCGTACAGGTGGCGGACGCGGCCGCGCGCATCGCGGGCCGGGGACGCGCCCTGGCCGAGGAGAACGACCGGCTCACCCGGCGCAGCTTCGAGGTGGGAACGGGAACCAGCCTGGAGCTCATCCAGACAGCGTCGGACCTCCGCCAGGCGGAGTTGCTGCTGGTGGTGCGCGAGTTCGAGCTGGAGCAGGCGCGGGTCGCGGCGTTCCTCACGGAGGCGGCATGCGATTGGTGAGGACGTGGAGCACGGGGCTCGCCGTACTGCTCCTCGCGGGCTGCCGCTCGCAGGGCGACTCGGGGCCGCAGGGGGGCCAAGCGGCCACGAACCAGCCCATGCCGGTGGAGGTGGAGCGCCTGGTCCCCGCCGAGGTGCGCGAGTCCAACGAGTACCTGGGCGCGCTCATCTCCCGCAGCAGCATCACCGTCTATCCGCAGGTCGCCGGCTACGTGAAGGCGATTCCGCTCGAGCCGGGAGCACGCGTCGAACAGGGGGAAGTGCTGCTCGTGGTGGACCCCCGGCGAGAAAGCGCGGGCCTGCGCGCCACCCAGGCGCAGCAAGCCGCCGCCATGGCGCAGCGAGAGTACGCCCAACAGACGCGCAAGCGCAGTGAGCAACTGCTGAAGGAGGGACTCCAGAGCCGCCAGGACTATGACCAGGCGGTGGCGCAGGCACTGCAAGCCGAGGCCAGCGCGCGCGCCATCGAAGCCCAGGTGCAGGCCCAGGAGGTCCAGCTCGGCTTCTACGAAGTGAGCGCGCCCTTCGCCGGCATCGTGGGCGACTACCCGGTGAACGTGGGCGACTTCGTGACGCAGCAGACGGCCCTCACCACACTGGACCAGAGCAACACGCTGGAGCTGTCCGTCCAGATTCCCGTCGAGCGGGCAGGCACCGTCCGGGTGGGCACCACGCCAGTGGAGGTGTTGGACCCAGAGGGCCGGCTCGTGGTGTCGGCACCGGTGTTCTTCGTGGCGCCCACGCCCAACGCCACCACGCAGTTGGTGGAGATACGCGGTGTCTTCGAGAACACCGTGGGCCTGCGCGCCGGACAGTTCGTGCGCGCCCGGGTCGTCTATGCCACGCGGGAGGCTCTGCGCGTCCCGACCTCCGCCGTCACCCGCATCAGCAGCCAGTCCTTCGTCTTCGTGGTGCAGGACTCGGACGCGGGCACCGTGGCGCAGCGGGCGCCGGTGAGCCTGGGCCTCGTCTCCGGCAATGACTACGAGGTGACGGGCGGACTGGACGCGGGCACGCCCGTGGTGCTCAGCGGCATCCAGATGCTCCGCGATGGCCAGCCCATCCAACCCAAGGCCCCCTCGCGCAAGCCACCTCAGGGCGTGGGCGGCAGCGGGACCGACGGCGGCACCCCGCCGGCACAGTGAGGGGCCGCCATGTTCACCGACTTCTTCATCCGCCGTCCCGTCTTCGCCAGTGTGGTGTCCATCATCATCACCCTGGTGGGGGCCATCTCCATCCCCAACCTCCCCGTCGAGCAGTACCCGGACCTGTCCCTGCCCGTGGTGCAGGTGACGGCGACGTACATCGGCGCCTCCGCGGAGACAGTGGAGAGCGCCGTCACCACCGTGCTGGAGCGGCAGCTCAACGGCGTGGAGGGCATGCGTTACATCGCCTCCACCAGCAGCAACACGGGCGTGAGCACCATCACCGTCACCTTCGACCCGGGACGGGACTTGGACATCGCCGCGGTGGACGTCCAGAACCGCGTGGCCACCGCGTCCGCGCAGCTCCCGGCCGCCGTCAACGCGCTGGGCGTCACCATCACCAAGGCCCAGACGCAGCTGCTCATCGCCTTCGGCCTGTTCGACGAGGAGAACCGTTACGAGACGGGCTTCCTCAGCAACTACGCGGACGTCTTCATCCGGGACGCGCTGCTGCGCGTGACGGGCGTGGGCGACGTGCGGATTTTCGGTGAGCGGCGCTTCGCCATGCGGCTGTGGCTGGACCCCACGGAGCTGGCCCGGCGCGGGCTCGCCGCCACGGACGTGGTGAACGCCCTGCGCGCGCAGAACGTTCAAATCGGCGCCGGACAGG from Myxococcus xanthus encodes the following:
- a CDS encoding TolC family protein, with amino-acid sequence MNALLLAALLSHASSLLLAQAGPGTDAGVEPPATRAPVLSPETPEPPRFPVSDPLLEPIPPAEMQVATWDEALHLLRQRSTSLYTALAQVESAAGVQRIALAALLPTLTGTVSVQYNVLNPNATPLLGGGGGGGGGVGGGIGGGIGGDVGGAQSPGLTRPPFLGLLNATQPLFNLPSIIALGTAREARRTANLSLAETRRQLTSALAQSLVLVAAQERMAEVNRVNLRTALERLALTERRFELGAGTRLDVVRVQQDTETARNLVVLGDETLRKARETLGLVLGIPQGVGLVRGVQLETLLQHSRRDCQQLESLDRRADIAVARSRRTLAERQVSEVKARYAPTLALTSTTLALTVEEGFVTVPVWNIGASLVLPFWDGGAREGQLWQTRAGVEVAKQGLVELERTASVEVLQARRAVQVADAAARIAGRGRALAEENDRLTRRSFEVGTGTSLELIQTASDLRQAELLLVVREFELEQARVAAFLTEAACDW
- a CDS encoding efflux RND transporter periplasmic adaptor subunit; protein product: MRLVRTWSTGLAVLLLAGCRSQGDSGPQGGQAATNQPMPVEVERLVPAEVRESNEYLGALISRSSITVYPQVAGYVKAIPLEPGARVEQGEVLLVVDPRRESAGLRATQAQQAAAMAQREYAQQTRKRSEQLLKEGLQSRQDYDQAVAQALQAEASARAIEAQVQAQEVQLGFYEVSAPFAGIVGDYPVNVGDFVTQQTALTTLDQSNTLELSVQIPVERAGTVRVGTTPVEVLDPEGRLVVSAPVFFVAPTPNATTQLVEIRGVFENTVGLRAGQFVRARVVYATREALRVPTSAVTRISSQSFVFVVQDSDAGTVAQRAPVSLGLVSGNDYEVTGGLDAGTPVVLSGIQMLRDGQPIQPKAPSRKPPQGVGGSGTDGGTPPAQ